ATTGAGGAATTTGAAGTTTAGGTTTGATGGATTCCTAGCATATGCATTGGATCATTTTGACGTTAGAATTGTGGTTTCAAGTTCGGAGGCTGGTTTGCTAAATAAATTCTTAAGGGTTGAGGATCCTGAAGCACCACTATACGGTAGACCATGTAAACTCGTAGAGCTTAAACCATTAACTAGGGATGCTGCAATAGACTTCCTCAAGAAGGGGTTTGAACAGGAGGGGTTAGACGTAGATGATGAATTGATCAGTGAAGCTGTGGAGAATTTCAATGGAATTATAGGTTGGCTAACATACTTTGGATATAATTATGCGAGGGGTTTGAGATCCATGAATTCAATAATTGATGCTGCAATCAACATAGTTTTAGCTGAAGTTGAACATTTCCTTGAAACTAGGGGTGTTGGTAGGGGTAGGTATAGTGAAGCTTTGAAGACAATTTCAGTTATGGGGAGGTGCTCATGGAGTGAAGTTAAGAGGAAGCTGGAAGCTAAACTTGGACGCATACCAGACACTACACTAGCAAATATACTTAGAAGTTTGATGGATTATGGATTGATAGTTAAGGTTGATGGCGAATACATGATCACAGATCCAATTCTCCGCAGAGCCGTTATGAGGATTTAAATGAAATCTTTTTCTTTAGGGGTTTGTAAGTTCAATTGTTTATGTGGGGTTTCATATGAAGATTTTGATGATTTCGCCAAGGGTTTCAGGTATTGGTGGTGTGGCTCAGCATGTTTCCAGTTTGATGGGTAGGTTGAGGGGGGTGGGTTTCGATGTGGATTACATTTCCACTGAGAATACTGTTCATATACCTGTTAAGGGGTTGTATAATCCAAGCTTCTCATTCTCATCTTTCTGGAAGGGGTTGTATAGGAGGGTTTTGGGTGTTGAGTATGATGTTGTCCATGCACATAATATTCCATCCT
This portion of the Candidatus Methanomethylicota archaeon genome encodes:
- a CDS encoding ATP-binding protein produces the protein LRNLKFRFDGFLAYALDHFDVRIVVSSSEAGLLNKFLRVEDPEAPLYGRPCKLVELKPLTRDAAIDFLKKGFEQEGLDVDDELISEAVENFNGIIGWLTYFGYNYARGLRSMNSIIDAAINIVLAEVEHFLETRGVGRGRYSEALKTISVMGRCSWSEVKRKLEAKLGRIPDTTLANILRSLMDYGLIVKVDGEYMITDPILRRAVMRI